The Labeo rohita strain BAU-BD-2019 chromosome 10, IGBB_LRoh.1.0, whole genome shotgun sequence genomic interval ccagcattcttcaaaacatcttttgtgttccacagaagcaAGTCAGTCCTACAggtttcaaaaaacattatgatgaataaatgatgacggTTTTCAGTTTGGATGAATGTACCTTTAAAAACAGGCAGAACAGGATCGATTTATGTGTTGGCCATTGatctcataaaaataaaactcactACTTTTTAGATTATCTCACATGAACTGACAGGCTTGATTCATGTTTTTCATCTAAATTCTtgttactgtaatttaaaaaaagaaaaacatgtatgtctgtgtgtgtgtatatgtatgtatgtgtgtgtgtgtgtgtatatatatatatatatatatatatatatatatatatacatatatatatatatacatatacatatacatatacatatacatatatacatatatatacatatatatacatatatatacatatatatacatatatatatacatacatacatacatacatacatactaatatatatatatatttagtttttattttactttgaactttttatgaaatatgcttatAGGGCTCGTTTtgcacttgtgctcctaacttaaaTTTTaggtcaaaattttaggagcaccttctaatcaatcaaaaaatctgatcaaaaattagccttcacATTATGAGGTTATATTTGActtcttaaagtgatttacaggggaattttgtttttacctttcttttatgttaatatttttttaaattattttttaagcttttttaaaatttcttattaaaacaacagaataagaataagtagAATAAGATACctatcaaatgaaatcagtattaacaaagctaattgtaattaaacacaaaagtggcttataggtgtatttttgtgtttaatgaTGCTCAGATgcttcatgttgagattaattttttaaatataacattttgaatacagaaatattaaatgatttaaataactgaaaagatcaGGTAATAGTGTTATAGTGAAACAAAGTCACTTAATGTTagcttcttgtttatttaactgtcgTTAAATAAACTGATTAAGTCAATATCTATAGCTATCATTAAAAACTGTCACTCATTTTAGTTCATTGCAAtttcacaaagttccattataatcaccAAAGCTCTCTATACTGCACtatcaatctcttatttacactctctctacacttaaTGTGAACTGTCATGCTGATTTTTCCTGTGGTTTTGTGTGTTCGTGCTCTCTCTCAGGTGTTTGGTTTGGAGCTGGTCGGCTGTCTCTTTTCCCGAAACTGGAACATCAGAGAAATGGCTCTTCGGCGGCTGTCACATGACGTGAGCGGCGCCCTCTTGTTGGCCAACGGCGAGCATTCATTGGCCGGAGCGAGTGCAGGGGCGGGGCTAGGAACGGCTGCAGAGGAGGTGTCCGGAGACGTGGTGGTGGAGTCCTGCTGTAGCGTGCTCTCCATGGTCTGCGCTGACCCCGTCTACAAAGTCTACGTGGCAGCACTGGTGAGATGCTACACCTCTGTGTTCATGACACTGCCACAGTATCTGACGGGGTTTTTGCATGTCTTAATTCACCCTTCTCCAAATAAAGGCCTTAAACCATCTTAAATGAGAGGAGAAAGACTTAAAGTAAtggcattaaaaattaaatatgccaAAAATGAGTTTTTCAATGTTGTTGAACTTGATTCTAATCTAAACAACCAAGATGCATATACTTGAGATGCAAATGTAAAACAGCTTAACAAGTGTGATTATGCTTGAAACAAACATTTTCTGCTCCTTAGACATCAGTAATACTGTCAGTAGTGCATTGCCTGTTAGACAGGACAATGCATGCTTGTctctttttattattcaaatactCCAGTCTTTATGATGTCCAAGTGTCGTGCCTGCTAAATTGTGAAGCGCTGTCACATGTGAACTTGCTTGACCAGTGTTTCACATGCTTGACCACTGCTGTGATCATGTGAACACTTCAGTCACATGAGGTGCTTACAGCGTGATGCTTCTGTTATGATCAGAGAGATTGCACAGTGCTGGGAAGGAAATTGCATAATCCTGTGCCAACTCTTCACCAAGTGCTCCTACAGTCACCAGAGCACGTTAAAGTAgattagaattaaaaaaaactgtttgaatTGCACAGTGAATCTCATTTACACTGTGTTTACGGTTTGTCATTTCAGCATGCAAGTGCTTGCACCATGCAGTAAACAAACACTGGCATGTTGAGCACTATTGAGTggattataaaaacttaaatggcTCTGATTGGGCATTTTGATCAAGAGATCAGCAGATGCTTCAAAagcacactgttaaaaaaaaaaaaaacatagatgtTTTTTTACTGAGTGCACACAGAAATACTCACTTTGATGCTGTCATACTCATAAGATGAAAATGGCTTACAGTATTTAGAAAGCTAAACTTAAAACGTTATCATTACCAACCCTACTCCAATCTACTCTTCAgtcaataaaaatgacacaaatcccaagaaataaaacagaaatcagGCCCTTAATACTTTTCACTTCTGCCAAAGAGTTAATTTTGGTTCTGGCTGATATCCATTTATTTCTGCTAGATATAAAAGCGGTCTAGataagtttttttcttcttgtcaACTTTGATCTGAGGTTATCTAAACCGTTCTAAACCGTTCTAAAGTGCAACAAACCACGCTGGCCAGTTTTAAAGTTCACTTTAAAACCAGGAAGTCTGGAAGCAGCAGGGATCCTCAGACTGAAGCTGGAAAAGAAAggtttctttttctctttgtcTCTTAACCTATTTCTCTTcctttaacacaaaaaaaaacaatagctcTTGCTGCTTGGACTTCTGGGATGGTGTCTTTCCCTCGGGCTCTGTGCTCCAGTGAGCCGCCTTAATGAAAACAAGAAGCGTTTTGTCCTTTCGGGGCTTTCCAGCATTTTTCCTATATTCCTCGAACACGCACCAGAAAGAGGGCCATGTCTGTGAACTAAAAATACCACAGACAAAACTTTCAGGATGTTACCTTGCGTTAGACCGCTCTGTAAACACTGCAGCGTAGTGAAGTGTGTTTTCTAGCAGTTTGTCTGATCTGAACGTGGCGAGTTTAAATGTCATAATGCTTCGCTATTTATTCTTGACTTGGAGTTATTTTTTGCAGGGAGAGTAGGATTATTTGAGCCAGGATTTTGGGCTttagtgttgtgtgtgtgtgtgtgtgtgtgtgtgtgtgtgtgtgtgtgtgtaggcgGTAGAATGTGGAGGGGAGTGTATGGTGGGTTAATCAATGTTGGGCAGCGCTCCAGTGTGATGTGCTATCAGTCACCACTCCCAGCTCTCTCTGGGAGTCAGGGTCAGGGTGAACCCTTTCTCACACACTCACTGTACTGCACTGTTAGTGTATGTGGAGTCCAGTACTTCTAGACTGGAGGATCACAGACTTGTTCTGACCGCAGcgttaatgcaaataataaaatacaactaaatatatattgtgtgtgtgtgtgtgtgtgtgtgtgtgtgtgtgtgtatatgctaGCAAAATAAAAAGGCTCATCaacttttaaaatacttgtgTACCATTTCTTTTCATTACTGACATCAAAGGCTGTGTATTCAATCTGAATGGGTCACTTTGTATGAGCTAGGCAAGTTAGCCAGGCAAAATTTGTGAaacgtaaaaaataaatactctaGACtccaaaaaggaaaaagaaaattttggagttttgaaaacaaaacaaaaaaaagttttagtattttgtcAATAAATTTGGTCATGTTGAatgtagggctgcacgatttaggggtaaaatatattgcatttaattgtcATTCAttaaattcttacttttttttttttttttttttttttttttttttggtagagCGGCacaatttgtaaattgttttatttatacaaaattaaaactgtCAATGTGACTActataatgaattaattatataaaaattagtgctgttaaattattaatcgcatccaaaataaaactttcagTTTCCGTTAATATATGTGTACTATACATagtatacatatattatgtaagcaaaaagttttgttttagatgtgattaatcatttgacagcactaataatatatatatatatatatatatatatatatatatatatatatatatatatatatatatatatatatatatatatacatttaataattgtttctGCTGCTAAACACGTATAATAAGATAATgactattgtaatatttcactgtaatatAAATGAGTTGTTAAAATTACAACTGTAGCACCTGTTAAATtacaacattaatatttattgctgTCTTAATTTCTAGGTTTTATTTTGGTGTAAAACCCTTAAAGCTTAAAGCTTTGTTGACAACAGCTAATTTTGAAGTGCTAATCGTGCAGCTCTCTTTGGGTCCGCAGGCAAAACCAGAGAATCCACAACACAAGCCACAGTCCTGAATATGGCAACATTGTTTATGTGTAGATCTGTATTAAGAATTGATCTTTGTTTCAGAAAACCCTGCGAGCGATGCTGGTCTACACCCCCTGTCACTCTGTGTCAGAGCGGAGTCGATTACAGCAGCTGCTGCGGCCCGTAGTGGAAACCATCCTGGTCAAGTGTGCAGACGCTAACAGGTACTCGCTTCAGAAACTCTCTGATTCGGCCTGTTCTTAATGcacagtaaaaaaattaaaatttgaccCAGTTTGAACATAGATGATCTGGTATACGTCAAATCATATCTCAGGCTGTCATTTAGGCTCTGAAGTTAACAGAATATCGCCACCTAGTGGCCAGGAACTGTaacaaacagataaaaaataagagtttttagtatgaaatcaaaattgacacCACTATACCTTCCTGGCCTTATTGTAAATGACTTAAGGGTGCATGTTTCTctaaatgattgtttttataatCTTACATTGTTGTTTGCTCTGccacaaacaatttttttttgtgggcaTCACCACAACCTAATATTTTTCAATTCTGCTTTTCATTATCCAGTCAGTACTTGATGTATGagcaagtatttttttaatattaattttgttgaaAAACATCACCCTATATATCAGTTAAAATACCTCACATTGTCTTGACTTCAAATGCTTTTTTGGACTGAGTTAGctgagtgtttttcttttttgctcaTAGTCGCACCAGTCAGCTGTCCGTCTCCACTCTGCTGGAGTTGTGCAAAGGGCAGATGGGGGAACTCGCTGTGGGAAGAGAAATCCTCAAAGCAGGTACAAATCAAAGCTGTGACAGCTGAGTGTTTAAGTGTCATATGcgccacactttttttttttttttttttagtttggtgTTAACACAACAATCACAGTATATTACAAgcacattatataaaatattacagaagTATTCAAATTGGGACATACCTATACATGAGAAACTGGAAGCTTACATTTATTCACTGATAAACTAACCCTCTGTCAAAGCTCTTAAAATCTCACTTGTGCATGTGCATATTCAAAGTTGGCATGCCAAGACCTGTCACAGACATGTTTCTTAGCAAGTATAGCAAGTATATCTCACATAAAGCTTTTACACAGGCTCTCTATAAAAATAGTAGCTGAAAATATAGGTTTGgtatgagtaaatgacagaactgTTTCTTTTTGCAGACATTCTCTCTGcaatatttgtttgcttttcaaTAAAGTTGTTCTCATCTCTGATTTTCTATCAGGCTCTATTGGTATTGGTGGAGTTGACTATGTCCTGAACTGTATCTTGGGCTCTAAAACGGAGGCCAATAACTGGCAAGCACTGCTGGGTCGACTGTGTCTGATCGACAGGCTCTTACTGGAGTTTCCTGCTGAATTCTACCCTCACATTGTGTCAGGTGGAGACTGCAACCAGACCCAAAACATTGTGGAGAGGTAAGAAACACATTGTAATCTTCCTTCGATTctgttcttcataaaatgtTCTGATAAAAATTTCATTGAgcataaaatggaaataaaatttgtacagttaaaaaaaaaatgcaggcaaGAATATGTACCAGGATAGTAGATTTACCCCTTATCTCGCAAAGCCAAACCTTTCAGACTGACGGCCAAAGGTCTTCACTGTCATTGGCCAAAGGCTGCCCTAGAGGCAGATCACGGCCAAGCACAGTTGTTTTGTTCAGCATCATCTTTAGGggtgtaaaaatgtaaagtcagACTGGTGGGAAACCAATAAATCATTAATTCAAGAACGCCGTCTTCAGTCGTCAAGAGTCTGTGCAGTGAATTTCACATACTTCTGAAAGCGATTTTAGTTGGTCCTAAAAACGCTCTTTAGTAAACACAACAGCTTTCTTGTTCCATGAGTGGGTCTGGCAGTATGTCAGCTTTGTTTTCATATGTGTTAAAGAAAGTAACACAGTCTCCTAGAAATCCTGTAGGGTTTAACCATCAAATGACAGCCTTCAAAACTCCCAAAGAGTTTCCCGTTTTGTGTGCCTTAAGGCCAGGACACACCAAGCCGACTTCAAAGAACTAGTGGCGACAAAAGCTGACTGTGTTGTCACCTCGCGTCAGCAGCGTCTGGACCAAAAAGCTGCACTTGAGCACACCGCACAGACTGCACCATACAGCCGACTGCAAACTTACATGTGCATTCTGCGCCTGCGTGAGAACAATTAGCTGTCTATATCCAGAGCTATCAATAGTTAATATTCATAATTCAACAGGGGGAACCGAAATAGGGATATACAAGATATACACAGATATACGATACATAAACAAAGCAGTGCTTGCTTACCATTTGAGTATCAGTTATGTTGAtaactttctttattttaagcGCCTCATGTTATGAAAATATTCACATAGTGACATCATTTACTTACTTGTTATCATcacttttactttaattttctgGCTCTGACCCGTTTGCTAAACTGAGCATCTAGTCAGAGTTCCCACTCTCGCTGATGACCGAGGGAGCCCTGAGGCCAAATCAACATGTTAAATCAGGCAAACTCCCACCGACGAGAGCCAATGTGTTGAACACACCGAACAAACTAGCCTGACAGACGCTGGCCAACGGCCTAACGTTGACCGACAGTCAACTTGGTGTGTCCAGGACTTTATGCATCAGATGTTCAGCCAACAGTCTGTGGTTGAGACTATTTTATCCCAAGATAATTTCTTTCATATGTAAGCAAAATGGACTTTATATCTGTAATTCTGAAGTCAAATAGAATCAAGAACTTAAATCGAATCAGGAAATCTGTAGCGATACCATTTACTCAATAGAAGCTTGCTAGATtgatatgttttctttttattttgtatttggcAGGGTTAAAAGCTAAACATAGTACTCAACTCAGTATTCaatttttgataattaaaagggtgctattatgctttttcactttttgaactttagtcagtgtgtggtgtgtatctttgggcataaaaaaagatctacaagtctcaaagtccactccaaagggagatattttgttttaaaaaaatctcttacacgccgcagacgtgtgcagtgtgtggtaagagatttattcatcatacagtgtagttagcttcacttataacgtgagtgtttttaaaaatgcataaacttgcactagaataggccaGGCTattcagtgatgatgttctttgataatgttaatgttaggctgcttagTCTtttgctggagctggtttcaggcaatgaaactaaatatgtaaaataattaaataaattagcaccgTAATATCATGTAActgatctcgcaggctgacaaAAGGACTCAAcacgtattatttactcaccctctctgcatcctaggtgtatatgacttccttttttcagacgaatgcagtcggagtctaataaagtctaataaagtgcatccatccataataaaaagcgCCTCACACAGCggtctcctgtagcgaatcgatgcgtttttgtaagaaaaatatctatatgtaGAACAtaagattcactattaatctaACTTGCGCTAACTGCTTTTTCAAGGGGCGtgtcagtactgaaacaccgtctaagctgttcaccagtcgcaatgcagtgggacagctaaccaatcagaacacatttccttttttcggaaggtgggccttcattaaacccggaactaatcgagctatttgtgccaggctgggagaaatctgttgtaataatgtaaattatgtgaaaaataatgtgtttttcgaaccaccaagcatgagagcatttTCCAGTACACCCTCAAAAAtctttgaaaaagagcataataggacccctttaaaacaaatttaaaatgtaaagggAAACTAGTTTTGCACCCGCTTTGTGCAAAGtgctttattgttttgttttactacatttgttttgtgtttgtaggTACCAGAAGCTGCTGCCTCTTCTAAGTTTCGCACTGCAGTCCATTGATAACTCTCACTCCATGGTGGGTAAACTCTCTCGTCGCGTCTTCCTGAGCGCTGCCCGTATGGTAGCGCGTGTGCCTCATGTCTTCGTTAAGCTCCTGGACATGCTCAACGTCACCAGTTCCACTCATTACGCCCGCATGCGTCGCCGTCTTCTGGCCATCGCTGAGGAGATGGACATCCTGGACGCCATCCACCTGGGACTAGACGACCTCCAAACCGGGCACAGTTCGCACTCCAGTGCTTTCCTCGAACCCTCAGCCCCCCATAACTCCCCATGCACGACTGAAAGAAACTCTCCCACCCATGATCTACAGCAGGCCACCACCAAGGTGGTGCTTTCAGGTCAAGCCAGTTCAGCTCCTGTGGACGATATAACAGAGAGACTCTCAAACGTCGTCACGAGCCCTTCAGAGTTTCCAAAGCCCCCCGTTCAGGCCCGAAACAGACCCGCGAGTCAGTGTTTGAACTCCCCGTCTTCCAGTCATCCCCCGAGCCTTCCTTCTCTGTCCATGGCTAACGCCTCAGCCTTCCCTCCAGAAAACCCCAAAGCCCTGCCACAGAGTTTTATGCCTAACAAACTCACCCAGTCCTCACTGAGTGCCCAGCGCAAGCTGCCACTGCAGAAGGGTTTAAGCGGAGGCGTCTGTAGCGGCGTTAAGGAGCTGGAGAAGCTGCCTTCGCCTGTGTTTACCCAAGCTCGGCCGCTGCCCTTGAATCAGATCCACTGGCCCAGACCCTCTCGGCCCTCTCCCGCTGCCTCATCTGACGGAGCTAAAGCTTTAACCCCAGCGACAAAGAGCAATATGAAACTGGACCTTCAGGAGGTCAGGTCCAGAGACAACGTGGGCTGCAGCGGCGGATCTGCTCTCATTCCCAGCGAGGATTCGGTCTTCACCCCAGTGGAGGAGAAATTCCACGGGCTGGACGCCTCGGTTGATCTCAGCTCCAGCATGGAGGACCTGTTGGAAGCCTCCATACCTGCGGCAGACAGCACGGTCACCTTCCAGTCCGAAGTGGCAGTGCTGTCTCCGGAGCAGGCGAACACGAACGACGACACGTACAGCGAGGACGTGACCCAGAACCAGAAGTGCAAGGAGAAGATGGAAGCTGAGGAAGAGGAGGCGCTGGCTGTGGTCATGGCGATGTCAGAGTCGCAAGATGCCCTGCCCGTCATCCCGCAGTTACAGGTGGAAAAAGGAGAGGACGTGATCATTATTCAGGTGGATGTAAGTGCATGTCTAATATGATAGTAAACTTTGCCCAAAAATGGGGCTTTGTCATTTGTACGCAGTcagaaaaaagtgcaaaaactgtacattttggGGCCCAACAGTTTGTCACTGGATCAATGCCCTTAAAAGTACAGTTTTGTATCTTATCTAGtgttaaagggtcatgaaaaccccctgtttcagcactagttagttctcaccacagtgttaaaaaaaatgctgcaaaagtgggTGTGGTGCACTGCGGAGGGGGAAAAGGGGAGGGAGTCAACTTCGGGTACAGACAGTTCAGATAGTTTCATTTCGCTCCAATTGAGTTAACAACACACAtaaatgcacagccatttgcactCTGCACCGAAAACATATAACGTTATTTGAACTCGCTGTTGCACCTCTATTAACTTTTAAGGCTTAATTTGCGGTGCTTATAATCCTATTGATGGGATGCGTCAAGGAGTTGTAAAAAACTCTATTACACTCACTCTATGAATGAATCGTGTTTGTGCCGAACTCttacaagcaaacaaaaagaaacactcTCCTTCAATCTATGAAACTTTCTCTCAGTTAATATATGCAATCTCACAGTCTGAAGTGTCTGTCATAGCAAGTCAACACACGCTGTCATGAATAATTAGCCGAAGCAtcttctcataggataagaacACGCAGCCTCATGAATAATAATGAGACACCAACGCGTCATTGAAGTACTATAGtccaatgtagattttaaaccgGGAAGATTAAAATAGTGCAAAAAAGCTCATaattaaccagttttctccaacaattaaaattaacacaactaattaattaatgcaaCACAAACAACTCTAACAActctgctaaaatctcagaaaaagtagtctggggtttcatgaacctttaaTACTTCGGGCTGTGTCTTTCTGGAGCAGGTCGTGGGATCCCTTTCCCTCTGATGTGCATGAtgttcattttttccccccatttttcTCTTCATGATCAGACACCAGAGACTCTGCCTGGTCATACCAAAGCAAAGCAGCCATACAGGGAGGGCATGGAATGGCTAAAAGGTCAGCAGATTGGCCTGGGTGCCTTTTCGTCATGTTACCAGGCTCAGGATGTGGGCACTGGCACTTTGATGGCTGTCAAACAGGTGAGAATATATGTTACACACCACCTTGACACACATGTGATTTTCACCATGAATTTGTGATGTGTGGttccaaaatacatggtcacatgacagtaaaagtgtacagttgcCAGTATACAGGGGTGGGTCAACTTCCCCCACTCTCGCGTACACAAAGGGAgctaaatgtgttttgtttgtggCAGCAGTGACGGAACATGCTATATGCAGACTTAATTGTGATTTATTCTGCAGGTGACGTATGTGAGGAACACCTCCTCTGAGCAGGAAGAAGTGGTGGAGGCACTACGAGAGGAGATCCGCATGATGGGTCTCCTCAACCACCCAAACATCATCCGAATGCTTGGGGCAACCTGTGAGAAAAACAACTACAACCTGTTTGTGGAGTGGATGGCAGGTTGGTTGTCCACAAACATGCAGAGAGTAAATGTGCAGTCACATAAGCttatttttgtatgcaaaacAAGTCCATTTGTCACTTTtaaaaccaagcagctttctgttggtcaagGTAGTGCATTTTCATGACTAACTTAAAGCTGTTGTGACATCTAGCCTCACACAAATTCACAGTTGCATGGATTTCTATTGAATTGGATGGACCTCACCCATTAAAATGATTGAGCAATTACCATTGTTTgccacacgtcacgtccttACCTTTCCAATAAATATGACCGCACCTTAGGTAGTAGTTGTGTTGGAAACCCATTAATACATAAACAGGAGGTCCTTTTGGCTGATTTTCTCTTTGTAAGCAACACTTCTCAGAGTCACTGTTTGATTCTGttgctgattttgtcctgatcCATAAAAGTCTTTCTACGACTTCTTTTTTCTAAGGTGGCTCCGTATCTCATCTCCTAAATAAGTATGGTGCCTTTAAGGAGGGTGTGATCATCAACTACACCGAACAGCTCTTACGAGGTCTTTCCTACCTCCACGAAAACCAGATCATCCACCGTGACATCAAAGGTGAGCTACTGGAAACGTTGCTGCTGTCTTGTACTGGGAGCTCTGTACACAGGCATTAGAGAGGATGGTAGCTCACTAAGTTTTGGAGCAGAGCTTTAGTGTGTGTTTCTATATTCACAGTCGTCTTTTGATCCATGCAGGTGCCAATCTACTAATTGACAGCACGGGCCAGAGGTTGCGTATAGCTGATTTTGGGGCAGCGGCACGCCTGGCTTCGAAAGGCACCGGTGCAGGGGAGTTTCAGGGTCAGCTACTGGGAACCATTGCCTTTATGGCTCCTGAGGTAAACTTTTGAGTCTAAAAGAGTGAAATCTGCCTCTTCGCCACAGTTAAGTGTTGTATGTGTCGTGTCAGATGGGACAGCATGCTGCAATGGAAACGTTTcttttgtttgcattatttattgatACGTCAAAATCCAACTAATACAGCCAAACTACACCTCCGCCTGGTTTTAAACTGAGGTGCACAATAGTCACTTTGCTTGTAATTCAACTACTTAAAGAAGTTAGCCTGCTCAGACTCTGCTCAAAGCTCGGGTTGGAAAATGAGagactgagagaaagagagacctTCCCAGACAAAAGAAAGCTTGTTCATTTTGAAGAGGTTTCAGTAATGAATACCCTGCCGGGAGAGGCAGGGCCAGCTGAACTGCTTCCTAATTAAACAGAGTTTGGGCACACAATAACAACAAGGAATTAAGGGGTCGGCCAATTGTGGCTGCCTTAAAAGAACTGCAATTTACTTTCATTTCAAGTTACTCCGAGATCTAAGTCCACTTTGTCCTGTTTTCCCGACTGGCCACGTAACTCTGAACAGCACACAGAGAGGTCACCAGACTTGACCACAGTTTTGTGGAGGGACATTGACATTTAAATGTCCAGAGCTTGGAGAGCAAGGAAAGTTGTGCACCTATGCGCCCTCACATTACAATACATGGTGTggagaaataaaacatttgaattgGCTCAGTTCATCACTTGAATAGCTGGCTGATGTCTaaagttatttgttttgttgGAGTCTTTCCATTGAAATGTACTGTCAATAAGTCAGTTCTTTAGATGGTTAACTCACAAAACACTAGCATCGATTAAAGCAACAGAAACAACATTATAGTATACAATGTCAGGGTTTTTCCTACATAGAGAACTATGAGGCGCTGCCTCTGGTTGTCGGTAAGTCACGTGCAAACATGACTGAACAGCGTACATTAGAGGTTTTAAGTTCAAAACTGCACATATTTGTAAACatactgatatttttttatacgTTTACTTGATATTTCTTCAcacaaaatcatcatttatattcattttccACTGATTTACACGATCTAATaagcattaactaatattacaCGATCATCTCTGTACGAGTAAATGAGGAGTGGTTTCATTTTCCACACAAATGTGCGTGACTTCAGCGTCTGCTGCCTCACTAAATAaggatataaatatataaacaacatctccaggaGTGCTCTGAGCATCACtccatgagcattttaccttttcatttgagtaaaactagcgtcatatcatatacacgcagaaatgtaaaagtattcaaggcaacctgtcaaaataaaagttcggtttaacttgaagacattgcggcagaaatatattactgttgttCAGCAGAAATGTACATGCTGCTACTACTACtgccaaaattaaaattattaaaacattattttttaggaatGATCACACAACAGttcttctattttaattttaatagtaaatctgctttgtttgccaaaaaaagttgcatttttaataatttaaagaatttctgaggaaaaagaaaacatttcataaggctatttaaAGAATTGTAAGTTGTTTTATGCAGTCagataattagacatgctacaacacagaatttggtaacaataaaacatatgttgAGAGAAAATagaacatttcatagggccctaaacatgcatttttttgttaaactttgttTAACAAACTGGTGTggaattgtattgtattgtattgttttaattaattagacatgctttttgattaataaaatgtagcttaaccattaaaaagaattccagaaaaatttaaatgataaagaaatgggaaa includes:
- the map3k1 gene encoding LOW QUALITY PROTEIN: mitogen-activated protein kinase kinase kinase 1 (The sequence of the model RefSeq protein was modified relative to this genomic sequence to represent the inferred CDS: deleted 1 base in 1 codon) — encoded protein: MATAGSRTSSLGGLLDSSSGTNVGNGLQGSSNGSALSNSSGKVKRNAGESSQWRRKVRSVDLDKCESGTAALHFLTVSGPGSIQTALLQQSLADPPLSDKTSNNLCNSAQEWMKSSLKSSSESPSADHGGAAVDLNASHNSRDMENKETLRGLQKMEDRPEERLIREKLKATCMPTWKSEWLERRSRRGPMVVKPIPLRADGTEAGSDSHSSSSSQSRGHRSPSPGPSSFSAASSSSSSSSNKTTGKPDSPGLRRRRGSPVPSGRVTPPRRAPSPDGFSPYSPEETNRRVNKVMRARLYLLQQIGPNSFLIGGDSPDNKFRVFIGPQTCSCGRGTFCIHVLFVMLRVFQLEPSDPLLWRKTLKNFEVESLFQKYHNRRSSRIKAPSRSTIQKFVSRMSNSHTSCASSASPSSNESSMKDEEEQMCPICLLDMLDEESLTVCEEGCRNKLHHHCMSIWAEECRRNHDPLICPLCRAKWKSHDFYSYEAPSTVESTTNRSQSQTTGSSSTSSSHHTESSRTGQEGNFSLPQYGVQHIPQTYSELAEPWIKVFGLELVGCLFSRNWNIREMALRRLSHDVSGALLLANGEHSLAGASAGAGLGTAAEEVSGDVVVESCCSVLSMVCADPVYKVYVAALKTLRAMLVYTPCHSVSERSRLQQLLRPVVETILVKCADANSRTSQLSVSTLLELCKGQMGELAVGREILKAGSIGIGGVDYVLNCILGSKTEANNWQALLGRLCLIDRLLLEFPAEFYPHIVSGGDCNQTQNIVERYQKLLPLLSFALQSIDNSHSMVGKLSRRVFLSAARMVARVPHVFVKLLDMLNVTSSTHYARMRRRLLAIAEEMDILDAIHLGLDDLQTGHSSHSSAFLEPSAPHNSPCTTERNSPTHDLQQATTKVVLSGQASSAPVDDITERLSNVVTSPSEFPKPPVQARNRPASQCLNSPSSSHPPSLPSLSMANASAFPPENPKALPQSFMPNKLTQSSLSAQRKLPLQKGLSGGVCSGVKELEKLPSPVFTQARPLPLNQIHWPRPSRPSPAASSDGAKALTPATKSNMKLDLQEVRSRDNVGCSGGSALIPSEDSVFTPVEEKFHGLDASVDLSSSMEDLLEASIPAADSTVTFQSEVAVLSPEQANTNDDTYSEDVTQNQKCKEKMEAEEEEALAVVMAMSESQDALPVIPQLQVEKGEDVIIIQVDTPETLPGHTKAKQPYREGMEWLKGQQIGLGAFSSCYQAQDVGTGTLMAVKQVTYVRNTSSEQEEVVEALREEIRMMGLLNHPNIIRMLGATCEKNNYNLFVEWMAGGSVSHLLNKYGAFKEGVIINYTEQLLRGLSYLHENQIIHRDIKGANLLIDSTGQRLRIADFGAAARLASKGTGAGEFQGQLLGTIAFMAPEVLRGQQYGRSCDVWSVGCAIIEMSCAKPPWNAEKHSNHLALIFKIASATTAPTIPPHLSPGLRDVTLRCLELQPSDRPPSRELLKHPVFRHSW